In Pectobacterium aroidearum, the following are encoded in one genomic region:
- the sodC gene encoding superoxide dismutase [Cu-Zn] SodC, with protein MKLKALILTGVFFSCSTFAASTTVTLNEALPTGAGSSIGEVSITETPYGLLFTPNLKGLKAGIHGFHVHENASCEPAEQDGKPVPALAAGGHLDPKKTGKHLGPYDDQGHLGDLPGLVVNADGTATYPILAPRIKSLSEVKNHALMVHVGGDNYADTPAKLGGGGARMACGVIK; from the coding sequence ATGAAACTGAAGGCACTCATCCTGACAGGCGTGTTCTTTTCCTGTTCCACCTTCGCAGCCAGCACCACAGTGACGCTGAATGAGGCGCTGCCAACGGGCGCTGGCAGCAGTATCGGTGAGGTATCCATTACGGAAACACCGTACGGCCTGCTTTTCACGCCGAACCTGAAAGGACTGAAAGCGGGTATTCACGGGTTCCACGTGCATGAAAACGCCAGCTGTGAACCTGCTGAGCAGGATGGTAAACCAGTTCCCGCGCTAGCGGCGGGCGGCCATCTTGACCCGAAAAAAACCGGTAAACACCTTGGCCCTTATGACGATCAGGGACATTTGGGTGATTTGCCCGGTCTGGTTGTGAATGCCGATGGCACAGCAACCTATCCTATTCTGGCTCCGAGGATAAAATCATTATCTGAGGTAAAAAATCACGCGTTGATGGTTCACGTAGGCGGGGATAACTATGCTGATACGCCGGCAAAACTGGGCGGCGGCGGTGCCAGAATGGCGTGTGGTGTGATTAAGTAA
- a CDS encoding nuclear transport factor 2 family protein, producing the protein MTIEKTREEANISLENGEYAPILLKIRAFYRELTAEGLTELGDIYHQDIHFIDPVSSHHGLSALHRYFSHSLENLSYCQFDISDIHTFRGGATMFWTMHYAHPSLKHNAPLTLAGCSHLLFADDKVIYHRDYYDMGAMLYQHVPLLGSLIRYLKSRLQA; encoded by the coding sequence ATGACGATAGAAAAAACGCGCGAAGAAGCCAATATCTCGCTAGAAAACGGCGAATACGCGCCTATTTTGCTGAAAATAAGGGCTTTCTATCGAGAACTGACCGCTGAGGGGTTAACGGAACTCGGTGATATTTATCATCAGGATATTCATTTCATCGATCCCGTTTCCAGCCATCATGGGCTGAGTGCCTTGCATCGTTACTTTTCTCATTCACTCGAAAATCTGAGCTATTGTCAGTTCGATATCAGCGATATCCACACCTTTCGCGGCGGCGCAACGATGTTCTGGACAATGCACTATGCCCATCCGTCGCTAAAGCATAATGCGCCGCTGACGCTAGCGGGCTGTAGCCACCTGCTCTTTGCTGACGACAAAGTTATCTACCACCGTGATTATTACGACATGGGCGCAATGCTTTATCAGCATGTTCCCTTGCTGGGTTCGTTAATCCGTTATCTAAAATCGAGACTTCAGGCATGA
- a CDS encoding putative virulence factor yields MKRLTPKQLSTRLHGQLQAVAQGVEQAIDWVETTRQNAPRLDIEADRLIVKLRRNHNKAQHLSDVAQKEIAIGFFGLSQAGKSYLIASLAGGENGKLETSFEGQQLDFIDHINPSDRATALVTRFSRQSGMKNKSFPVQLQLLSELDIGKIMANAFLNDLNHETTFEELDERHIAEHIKTLLMHRQPESVEGMSRDEVVELWDYLARHDVKRQKQLEAHFWPVAIELAPYLTVDDRAQLFSVLWGELNALTTAYRHFSHTLQHLSGASKLLAPLRTLVDDELNPADGLIDGSALERLHSADDPGVLVRPVQNGRAGKTTELSLAELTMLTAELLIPLHLPPKEALFEQVDVLDFPGFGELRETRDEPPARRQATQHPLAHTLLRAKRAYLLERYTDNQEMNVLMVCSAAGDRGDVKVVGKALDHWVKQTQGENAQVRSHRKPGLIWAVTRHDRRITHGQNYDAAVQRYVGNPGDAWGTMLAMDKRGVARMATWLGAEVHREVKLGRISEQLSELQRELSDNLLGNWYLPVDVDDPAEKQRVAETLLKSLQTRTGVHGELLERLLPSRDELRRLYLQQQGASYGGFHTDAEDLSAPLANSDPFGVGIEIDLFADEPIALDQPVTPVLTLDHGYEADYAHSVYRFWINHLRSLPENAPLIDLLNVSKSTIEMLVEELITGSIRLRIEEALVDMLVDGEQLGINRENKADRQVSRVLTILGDFVAWLGFQQLDESLRPASRINRGHKIFAKPEKQAVSFGASQRLTKLSLTPTNNTAFYIYDWLVGLNEMIIQNAGYSAAREVSAEQREQLGTILALIKPVEK; encoded by the coding sequence ATGAAACGATTAACGCCCAAACAGCTTTCTACCCGACTCCACGGCCAGCTACAGGCCGTCGCGCAAGGTGTTGAACAGGCTATCGACTGGGTTGAAACTACCCGTCAGAACGCCCCGCGTCTGGATATCGAAGCCGATCGTCTGATCGTCAAACTGCGTCGTAACCACAACAAAGCGCAGCACCTGTCCGATGTGGCGCAGAAAGAGATCGCCATTGGCTTTTTTGGCCTGTCTCAGGCGGGGAAATCCTATCTGATCGCGTCGCTGGCCGGGGGAGAAAACGGAAAGCTGGAAACCTCATTTGAAGGGCAACAGCTGGATTTTATCGATCATATTAACCCGTCCGACCGGGCAACGGCTCTCGTTACGCGTTTTAGCCGACAGTCGGGCATGAAGAACAAGTCGTTTCCCGTTCAGCTACAGCTGCTTAGCGAACTGGATATCGGCAAGATTATGGCCAACGCGTTTTTGAACGATCTCAACCACGAGACCACGTTTGAAGAGCTGGATGAGCGCCATATTGCCGAACACATTAAAACGCTGCTGATGCACCGTCAGCCAGAATCCGTTGAAGGCATGAGCCGCGATGAAGTGGTCGAACTCTGGGATTATCTCGCGCGTCACGATGTTAAACGGCAAAAACAGCTGGAAGCACACTTCTGGCCGGTTGCGATTGAATTAGCGCCTTACCTCACCGTTGATGACCGCGCCCAGCTCTTCTCCGTATTGTGGGGCGAACTGAATGCGCTGACCACCGCGTATCGCCATTTCAGCCACACGCTGCAACACCTGTCCGGTGCGAGTAAGCTGTTAGCACCGCTACGTACACTGGTCGATGATGAGTTAAATCCGGCAGACGGTCTGATCGACGGTTCGGCGCTGGAACGGCTACACAGCGCCGACGATCCCGGCGTGCTGGTGCGGCCGGTTCAGAATGGCCGCGCAGGGAAAACGACGGAGCTTTCTCTGGCTGAGTTAACCATGCTGACGGCAGAACTGCTTATCCCACTCCATTTGCCGCCCAAAGAAGCATTGTTTGAGCAGGTTGATGTGCTGGATTTCCCCGGTTTTGGTGAGCTCCGTGAAACGCGGGACGAGCCACCAGCAAGACGCCAAGCCACACAGCATCCACTGGCGCACACATTATTACGGGCGAAGCGCGCCTATCTGCTGGAACGCTATACCGATAATCAGGAAATGAACGTACTGATGGTATGCAGCGCCGCAGGCGATCGGGGTGACGTTAAAGTGGTCGGCAAGGCGCTGGATCACTGGGTTAAACAGACTCAGGGCGAAAACGCGCAGGTACGAAGCCACCGTAAACCGGGGCTGATTTGGGCGGTTACCCGTCACGATCGCCGTATTACGCACGGGCAAAACTACGACGCAGCGGTACAACGCTATGTAGGTAATCCGGGCGATGCCTGGGGAACGATGCTGGCGATGGACAAACGCGGCGTAGCGCGTATGGCAACATGGCTGGGGGCTGAGGTTCATCGCGAAGTCAAACTGGGACGCATCAGCGAACAGCTCAGCGAACTTCAACGTGAACTCAGCGATAACCTACTGGGTAACTGGTATCTGCCCGTCGATGTTGACGATCCGGCGGAAAAACAGCGCGTCGCAGAGACCTTACTCAAATCGCTCCAGACCCGTACCGGCGTGCATGGCGAACTGCTGGAGCGGCTTTTGCCTTCGCGTGATGAACTGCGTCGTCTGTATCTGCAACAACAAGGGGCAAGCTATGGCGGTTTCCATACCGATGCTGAGGACCTCTCTGCCCCGTTGGCCAATAGCGATCCGTTTGGTGTCGGGATCGAAATCGATCTGTTTGCTGATGAACCGATCGCGCTCGACCAGCCTGTAACGCCAGTATTGACGCTCGATCATGGCTATGAGGCCGACTACGCGCACAGCGTTTACCGTTTCTGGATTAACCACCTTCGTAGCCTGCCAGAGAATGCGCCGCTCATTGACCTGCTCAACGTGTCGAAATCCACGATCGAAATGCTGGTAGAAGAATTGATTACCGGTAGCATCCGTTTGCGGATCGAAGAAGCGCTGGTCGATATGCTGGTTGATGGTGAGCAGTTGGGCATCAACCGCGAGAATAAAGCCGACCGTCAGGTTTCACGCGTGCTGACCATTCTTGGTGACTTCGTTGCCTGGCTCGGCTTCCAGCAACTCGATGAATCCCTGCGCCCTGCCAGCCGTATCAATCGCGGTCATAAAATTTTCGCCAAGCCCGAAAAACAGGCAGTCAGCTTTGGCGCATCTCAACGCTTAACCAAACTGTCACTGACACCTACCAACAATACGGCCTTCTATATCTATGACTGGCTGGTTGGCCTGAATGAGATGATTATCCAGAATGCGGGCTATTCCGCGGCGCGAGAAGTCAGTGCGGAACAGCGTGAGCAGTTGGGCACGATTTTGGCGTTGATTAAGCCTGTGGAGAAATAG
- a CDS encoding ABC transporter substrate-binding protein codes for MAKTRNTLSHLLLLCAALPFGATFSHSTDAAEIRISWWGGNQRHEATLAAINAFQKANPTITVKAEYAGWDGYLSRLSTQMAGGQEPDVIRIDWNWLPQFSRNGDGFYDLNKQKEILTLGDFPPNYLQTSDVKGKLQGLPISMTSRSMIYNKATWDKAGVAYPKTWDELFAAGPVFKQKLGDNYYPLGVAQGASDVLDILTLGRSYMAQKYGIDLIDEKKQSIAYSRDQMRELFGFYKKLVDSHVIPDQRYFSSFGRTNVYEIRPWINGELAGMYLWDSAIYTYSSNMPKEVVLETGPFITMPNAKDSGLTSKPSSLFAISKNSKHPKEAAMLMSFMLSNPEGVKALGLQNGMPANPKAQKLLEDIGVINPGNLLANAYRAAAEQPASKVPVSPFMENQELVQLWTTSLQKLDYGNGEVNKVADDFLNGANRILKRAIR; via the coding sequence ATGGCGAAAACACGGAACACATTATCTCACCTACTCCTGCTCTGTGCTGCGCTTCCTTTCGGCGCGACATTTTCTCATTCTACTGATGCTGCCGAGATCCGCATCTCCTGGTGGGGCGGCAACCAACGGCACGAGGCGACACTCGCAGCGATTAACGCGTTTCAAAAAGCCAATCCGACTATTACCGTCAAGGCCGAATATGCCGGTTGGGACGGCTATCTTTCCCGCTTGTCAACCCAGATGGCTGGCGGGCAGGAACCGGATGTTATTCGTATTGACTGGAACTGGCTGCCGCAGTTTTCCCGTAACGGCGACGGCTTTTATGATTTGAATAAGCAAAAAGAGATTCTGACGCTGGGAGATTTCCCGCCTAACTACCTGCAAACCTCGGATGTCAAAGGGAAGCTGCAAGGTCTTCCGATTTCGATGACGTCCCGCAGCATGATTTACAACAAAGCCACCTGGGACAAAGCGGGTGTTGCCTACCCGAAAACCTGGGACGAACTGTTTGCTGCCGGTCCGGTATTTAAACAAAAACTGGGCGACAATTATTACCCGCTTGGCGTTGCCCAGGGTGCAAGTGATGTGTTGGATATCCTCACTCTCGGCCGTAGCTACATGGCTCAGAAATACGGTATCGACCTCATTGATGAGAAGAAGCAGAGCATCGCCTACAGCCGCGATCAGATGCGTGAACTCTTCGGTTTTTATAAAAAGCTGGTTGATTCCCATGTGATCCCCGACCAGCGCTATTTCTCGTCGTTCGGGCGCACTAATGTCTATGAGATTCGTCCGTGGATTAACGGTGAGTTAGCCGGTATGTACCTGTGGGATTCGGCCATCTACACCTATTCCAGCAATATGCCGAAAGAGGTGGTGCTGGAAACCGGGCCGTTCATCACCATGCCAAACGCCAAAGATTCAGGGCTGACGAGCAAACCGTCTTCGCTGTTTGCGATCAGCAAGAACAGTAAGCACCCTAAAGAAGCGGCGATGCTGATGAGTTTTATGCTCAGTAATCCTGAAGGCGTGAAAGCGCTTGGACTGCAAAACGGGATGCCAGCTAATCCGAAAGCACAAAAATTGCTGGAAGATATTGGCGTGATCAATCCCGGTAACCTGTTAGCAAATGCCTATCGCGCCGCGGCGGAACAACCTGCCTCTAAGGTGCCTGTTTCACCGTTTATGGAAAATCAGGAGCTGGTTCAGCTGTGGACGACCAGTCTGCAAAAACTGGATTACGGTAATGGAGAGGTGAATAAGGTGGCCGATGACTTCCTCAACGGCGCTAACCGCATATTAAAACGTGCGATTCGATAG
- a CDS encoding FAD-dependent oxidoreductase, with protein MKIAIIGSGISGLTCALKLSDRFQVSVFEANDYLGGHTATVDVVQDGVTYAIDTGFIVYNERTYPHFIALLDELGLTGQPTEMSFSVSNPVSGLEYNGHTLNTLFAQRGNLFRLSFYRFIAEIVRFNRVCKRYLANGDYQGLTLSHLLQQEKFSPFFAQHYLLPMGAAIWSSSLEDMRHFPLSLFLTFFNHHGLLDLVNRPQWMVVPDGSREYVQRIAERIHDRATIHLHTPVIQVTRDDAGVTVHTAAQAYRFDQVIFACHSDQTLALLETSTPDEQRILGGISYQPNHVILHTDTHLLPHNRRAWASWNYRLPVDQAFSRARASVTYNMNILQSIRSSTTFCVSLNPQQDIDPDKILYRTIYHHPVFTQQTTEHQQQRERINGHNRSWFCGAYWYNGFHEDGVKSALDVVSQLHQSMQYE; from the coding sequence ATGAAGATTGCCATTATTGGCAGCGGCATTTCCGGCCTAACCTGCGCACTCAAATTATCGGATCGCTTTCAGGTCTCGGTATTTGAAGCGAACGATTATTTGGGTGGCCACACGGCAACGGTCGATGTGGTTCAGGATGGCGTGACCTATGCCATCGATACGGGATTTATTGTCTATAACGAGCGGACCTATCCCCATTTTATTGCGCTATTGGACGAACTGGGGTTAACCGGCCAACCCACAGAAATGAGCTTCTCGGTGAGTAATCCGGTTTCGGGTCTGGAATATAACGGGCATACGTTAAACACGCTGTTCGCCCAGCGCGGCAACCTATTTCGCCTCAGTTTCTATCGTTTCATTGCGGAGATTGTGCGCTTTAACCGCGTGTGCAAGCGGTATCTTGCCAACGGCGATTATCAGGGGCTGACGCTAAGCCATTTATTGCAGCAGGAAAAATTCTCACCATTTTTTGCCCAGCACTATCTTTTGCCGATGGGTGCAGCGATCTGGTCGTCGTCGCTTGAGGATATGCGACATTTTCCTCTGTCGCTTTTCCTGACCTTCTTTAACCATCATGGGCTACTGGATTTGGTCAACCGCCCTCAGTGGATGGTGGTACCTGACGGTTCACGGGAATATGTACAGCGTATCGCAGAACGTATCCACGATCGCGCGACGATCCACCTCCACACGCCAGTCATTCAGGTAACGCGGGATGACGCAGGTGTTACCGTGCATACCGCCGCGCAGGCGTATCGGTTCGATCAGGTTATTTTCGCCTGCCATTCCGATCAGACGCTAGCGTTACTGGAAACGAGTACGCCCGATGAGCAGCGCATCCTCGGCGGCATCAGCTATCAGCCTAACCACGTCATTTTGCATACCGACACTCACCTTCTTCCCCATAACCGGCGGGCATGGGCGAGTTGGAATTATCGTCTGCCAGTCGATCAGGCGTTTAGCCGTGCACGTGCCTCCGTCACCTACAATATGAACATCCTGCAAAGTATTCGCTCATCAACCACGTTCTGTGTCTCGCTGAACCCTCAGCAGGATATCGACCCGGATAAAATATTGTATCGCACGATTTATCATCACCCGGTCTTTACTCAGCAGACCACAGAGCACCAACAACAGCGTGAGCGTATTAATGGGCACAACCGCAGCTGGTTTTGTGGTGCCTATTGGTACAACGGCTTTCACGAAGATGGCGTAAAAAGCGCGCTGGATGTCGTTAGCCAGCTTCACCAGAGCATGCAATATGAATAG
- a CDS encoding DUF1365 domain-containing protein codes for MNSALYVGKVRHRRFTPVTHRFDYALFMTLIDLDEIPALPHVGIALERFAPASFCRGDYLGGGDIKTKAQDRIAELTGERLTGKVLLLCQLRYLGCYFNPVNFYYLYDEHNELRWLLAEVRNTPWNERHTYAVVPDGSTPVAKAFHVSPFNPMDMVYHWRLTPPVDRLRIHIENHRQGREFDATLLLHRQPLTRAALRAQLWSLPLMTMKTACTIYWQALKLWIKRSPVYPHPQSGKKDTP; via the coding sequence ATGAATAGCGCGCTGTATGTGGGTAAGGTTCGCCATCGACGCTTCACGCCCGTTACGCATCGCTTTGACTATGCGCTATTCATGACGTTAATCGATTTAGATGAAATTCCCGCCTTGCCACACGTGGGGATCGCCCTGGAGCGTTTTGCTCCTGCGTCATTTTGTCGCGGTGATTATCTGGGCGGTGGCGATATCAAAACCAAGGCACAAGATCGGATTGCGGAACTGACTGGGGAACGCCTCACGGGGAAAGTGTTGTTGCTATGCCAACTACGCTATCTGGGCTGCTATTTCAACCCAGTCAATTTCTATTATTTGTACGATGAGCATAACGAACTACGCTGGTTATTGGCAGAGGTGCGTAATACTCCGTGGAACGAACGCCATACTTATGCCGTCGTCCCCGATGGTTCTACACCTGTCGCCAAAGCGTTTCATGTGTCGCCTTTTAACCCGATGGATATGGTGTACCACTGGCGGCTCACACCGCCCGTCGATCGTCTGAGGATCCACATCGAGAATCACAGACAAGGACGCGAGTTTGATGCCACGCTGCTGTTGCACCGTCAGCCGCTCACTCGCGCCGCCCTGCGCGCTCAGCTTTGGTCTCTGCCGTTAATGACGATGAAAACCGCCTGCACCATATATTGGCAGGCTTTGAAACTGTGGATTAAACGCTCGCCCGTTTATCCCCATCCGCAGTCTGGAAAGAAGGATACCCCATGA
- a CDS encoding cyclopropane-fatty-acyl-phospholipid synthase family protein, which translates to MSSTQTQVVRRPSDIARYTRARKVLFLLLSRIEGGGLRLREPEGHETLFGDRHAPLQGEITIHHHRVYRRVLLGGSIAAGESYIDGDWSATNLTPVLQLLAQNQALVDTLETRFGWLIAPLHRFIHWCRRNRPQQAQKNIAAHYDLGNHFYRSFLDSEMHYSSAWYQHPNMTLEEAQQAKLRRLCEQLALRETDHLLEIGTGWGGLAELAAREYGCHVTTTTLSQQQYDYAVERIQQAGLSHKVTVLLQDYRTLTGQYDKLVSVEMIEAVGKAYLPTFFKRCQQLLRPQGRMVLQAITIADQRYSRYCRNVDFIQRYIFPGGFLPSITAMTTTMTRHTDFITRDLFDIGQDYARTLSEWRQRFYQQWHTLNAQGFDEPFQRLWAFYLCYCEAGFRARTISTVQLTAERP; encoded by the coding sequence ATGAGCTCAACGCAAACACAAGTGGTTCGTCGCCCGAGCGATATCGCTCGCTATACCCGAGCCCGAAAAGTGCTATTTCTCCTGCTTAGCCGAATAGAAGGCGGAGGGTTACGTCTTCGTGAACCCGAAGGCCATGAAACGTTATTCGGGGATCGGCACGCGCCCCTGCAAGGCGAAATCACGATACACCATCATCGCGTTTATCGCCGGGTATTGCTGGGAGGAAGTATTGCTGCTGGAGAAAGTTATATTGATGGGGACTGGAGCGCCACGAACCTCACGCCCGTTCTCCAGCTTCTGGCGCAAAATCAGGCGCTGGTAGATACGCTTGAAACGCGTTTTGGCTGGTTGATAGCGCCACTTCATCGGTTTATCCACTGGTGTCGCCGTAATCGGCCACAACAGGCGCAGAAAAATATCGCCGCCCATTACGACCTGGGCAACCACTTTTACCGTAGCTTTCTCGATAGCGAAATGCACTACTCCAGCGCCTGGTATCAGCACCCCAACATGACGCTGGAAGAAGCACAGCAAGCCAAGTTGCGTCGCCTCTGCGAACAGCTGGCACTGCGCGAAACGGATCATTTACTGGAAATTGGCACCGGCTGGGGAGGATTAGCCGAACTGGCCGCGCGTGAGTATGGTTGCCATGTCACCACGACCACGTTGTCACAGCAGCAGTATGATTACGCCGTTGAGCGCATTCAGCAGGCAGGCCTAAGCCATAAGGTGACGGTGCTGTTGCAGGATTATCGTACTTTGACGGGTCAATACGACAAGTTGGTATCGGTCGAAATGATCGAGGCAGTAGGCAAAGCCTATTTACCCACCTTCTTCAAGCGCTGCCAACAATTGCTGCGTCCACAAGGCCGCATGGTGCTTCAGGCCATCACAATTGCCGACCAGCGTTACAGTCGCTACTGCCGCAATGTGGATTTTATCCAACGCTACATTTTCCCTGGCGGTTTTCTACCCTCAATTACCGCGATGACCACCACCATGACACGGCATACCGACTTTATCACTCGCGATCTGTTTGATATTGGTCAGGATTATGCCAGAACGCTCAGCGAATGGCGGCAGCGCTTTTATCAGCAGTGGCATACGCTGAATGCTCAGGGCTTCGATGAACCTTTCCAGCGCCTGTGGGCGTTTTACCTTTGCTATTGTGAAGCAGGTTTTCGCGCACGCACCATCAGCACGGTACAGCTCACCGCGGAAAGGCCATGA
- a CDS encoding SDR family NAD(P)-dependent oxidoreductase, with product MKRVLITGASSGIGQQLALDYARDGWDVVACGRDEQRLHALTVAFPTIRTMAFDMTNLAETQQALGGVTADLVILCAGTCEYLDNGVVEAEKVSRVLTTNVIGPVNCLSVLLPQLASHSHLALVGSTASLVALPRAEAYGASKAALAYFARSLSLDLQTRDITVSLILPGFVDTPLTARNDFPMPMLISVSHASEAIRRGLAKRKREIAFPLRFALLLKCVSVLPQSWQRFLTSRLVR from the coding sequence ATGAAGCGCGTGTTGATTACCGGTGCCAGTTCTGGAATCGGTCAGCAATTGGCACTGGATTATGCCCGAGACGGCTGGGACGTCGTCGCCTGCGGGCGTGACGAACAGCGGCTCCATGCATTGACTGTCGCCTTTCCAACCATTCGTACAATGGCATTTGATATGACGAACCTGGCCGAGACGCAGCAGGCATTAGGCGGTGTTACCGCCGATCTGGTGATTCTCTGCGCGGGGACCTGTGAATACCTGGATAACGGCGTCGTTGAAGCAGAAAAAGTCAGTAGGGTGCTAACAACCAACGTAATCGGCCCGGTGAATTGTCTGTCGGTACTATTGCCACAGCTTGCCAGCCATAGCCATCTGGCGTTGGTGGGGTCGACCGCCAGCCTTGTTGCACTGCCAAGAGCAGAAGCCTATGGCGCGTCAAAAGCGGCACTGGCCTATTTTGCCCGCAGTCTGTCGCTGGATTTGCAAACGCGTGATATCACCGTGTCGCTGATCCTGCCCGGTTTTGTCGATACGCCACTGACTGCACGCAATGACTTCCCGATGCCGATGCTGATTTCCGTGTCACACGCTTCGGAGGCAATTCGTCGCGGACTGGCAAAGAGAAAACGCGAGATCGCCTTCCCTCTGCGCTTTGCGCTGTTGCTCAAATGCGTTTCTGTACTTCCACAATCGTGGCAACGTTTCCTCACCAGCCGGTTAGTAAGGTAA